In the Brassica napus cultivar Da-Ae chromosome A7, Da-Ae, whole genome shotgun sequence genome, one interval contains:
- the LOC106357065 gene encoding uncharacterized protein LOC106357065 isoform X1, translated as MKERDKMLYSKVFPFLCRKTDHVSFRSPFWFYSYPPSKYMKQFISQMQGDTDSTSKLIGYCMCVHAFIYLSYLNTVYLYRLVARDTDLPLAATLLKAYAKVEPLTIAELNYLLSLLHPRTLTSYVPGELLALTWTKGGVMLHAPNAVKLQHTVSAIAFVQCDNAHAVGTFRYRVETAIADGTAEGTFFRFDGVVTKLHSLRASEAGQMLAEGVNPEDFKMPPFTTHIEAKTYTFQFSVSTYNFTAIRHSPSRSFSMNVTVCQSLTLSTT; from the exons ATGAAGGAGCGTGACAAAATGTTGTACTCAAaggtatttccttttctttgcaGGAAAACAGATCATGTATCTTTTAGATCCCCTTTTTGGTTTTATAGTTATCCCCCTTCCAAATATATGAAGCAGTTTATATCACAAATGCAGGGGGACACTGATTCTACGAGTAAGTTAATTGGTTATTGTATGTGTGTTCATGCATTCATATACTTAAGCTATCTGAACACTGTATATTTATATAGGTTGGTCGCTAGAGACACTGATCTTCCATTGGCAGCAACACTGCTGAAAGCATATGCAAAGGTTGAGCCTCTGACAATAGCTGAGCTCAATTATTTATTATCACTGCTCCATCCCAG GACATTGACATCATATGTACCGGGAGAGTTGCTCGCGTTGACATGGACAAAGGGTGGTGTTATGCTGCATGCTCCAAATGCAGTAAAACTGCAGCACACTGTCTCCGCTATTGCGTTTGTGCAATGCGACAATGCTCATGCTGTCGGGACTTTCCG CTATCGCGTGGAGACGGCCATTGCTGATGGTACTGCTGAAGGTACATTCTTTCGTTTTGATGGTGTAGTGACGAAATTACATAGCCTCAGAGCAAGTGAAGCTGGTCAAATGCTG GCTGAAGGAGTAAACCCTGAGGACTTTAAGATGCCTCCATTTACTACCCATATAGAAGCAAAGACATACACTTTCCAATTCAGTGTTAGTACATATAACTTCACAGCAATCAGACATTCACCATCACGCTCATTCTCGATGAACGTGACCGTGTGCCAGTCCCTGACGTTGTCGACAAC ATAG
- the LOC106357065 gene encoding uncharacterized protein LOC106357065 isoform X2 codes for MLHAPNAVKLQHTVSAIAFVQCDNAHAVGTFRYRVETAIADGTAEGTFFRFDGVVTKLHSLRASEAGQMLAEGVNPEDFKMPPFTTHIEAKTYTFQFSVSTYNFTAIRHSPSRSFSMNVTVCQSLTLSTT; via the exons ATGCTGCATGCTCCAAATGCAGTAAAACTGCAGCACACTGTCTCCGCTATTGCGTTTGTGCAATGCGACAATGCTCATGCTGTCGGGACTTTCCG CTATCGCGTGGAGACGGCCATTGCTGATGGTACTGCTGAAGGTACATTCTTTCGTTTTGATGGTGTAGTGACGAAATTACATAGCCTCAGAGCAAGTGAAGCTGGTCAAATGCTG GCTGAAGGAGTAAACCCTGAGGACTTTAAGATGCCTCCATTTACTACCCATATAGAAGCAAAGACATACACTTTCCAATTCAGTGTTAGTACATATAACTTCACAGCAATCAGACATTCACCATCACGCTCATTCTCGATGAACGTGACCGTGTGCCAGTCCCTGACGTTGTCGACAAC ATAG
- the LOC106423847 gene encoding uncharacterized protein LOC106423847 has protein sequence MIKGREGNRGSSSSSGYSADLLVCFPSRTHLALTHKPICSPSRPSISTNRRPHHRRQLSKLSNGGGGGGHKSPALWAKQASGKNMGNDEIAEPTSPKVTCAGQIKVRPRKCGGRGKNWRSVMEEIERIHSNKSQSKFLGLKKDVMGFLTCLRNVKFDFRCFGDFRHADVITSEDEEDDEQEQEEEEENTKTVFSKWFMVLEEEESTNDEDKNDKKCVVDENADAEPAVPPPNALLLTRCRSAPAKSWLEERVQVKTEEEEMSVKKKSKKDLRSLMEEENTELVLMRYDTDYYRLSSDIAKETWVVGGVQDPLSRCRSWKS, from the coding sequence atgatcaaaggaagagaaggaaacagaggatcttcttcttcttctggttacTCTGCAGACTTGTTGGTTTGTTTCCCTTCAAGAACCCACTTAGCTCTTACACATAAACCCATTTGCAGCCCATCTCGCCCTTCCATCTCCACCAACCGTCGTCCACACCACCGTCGCCAGCTCAGCAAACTCTCAAacggcggcggaggaggagggcATAAGAGTCCTGCTTTGTGGGCTAAACAAGCAAGTGGTAAGAACATGGGTAACGACGAGATAGCTGAGCCCACTTCACCTAAAGTCACGTGCGCCGGTCAGATCAAAGTCCGGCCGAGAAAATGCGGCGGGAGAGGAAAGAACTGGCGGTCAGTGATGGAGGAGATAGAGAGGATACATAGCAACAAGTCGCAGAGCAAGTTTCTTGGGTTGAAGAAAGACGTGATGGGTTTCTTGACTTGTTTAAGGAACGTCAAGTTCGATTTCAGATGTTTTGGTGATTTCAGACATGCTGATGTCATCACTAGCGAAGACGAGGAAGACgatgaacaagaacaagaagaagaagaggagaataCTAAGACTGTTTTCTCCAAATGGTTTATGGTTTTAGAAGAGGAAGAGAGCACCAACGACGAAGACAAGAACGACAAGAAGTGCGTCGTTGATGAAAACGCAGACGCGGAACCGGCGGTTCCGCCGCCGAACGCGCTTTTGCTGACGAGGTGTAGGTCGGCTCCAGCGAAGAGTTGGTTAGAAGAGAGAGTGCAAGTgaaaacagaggaagaagagatgagtgtgaagaagaagagtaagaAGGATTTGAGATCACTGATGGAGGAGGAGAATACGGAACTAGTGTTGATGAGATACGATACTGATTATTACAGACTCTCTTCGGACATTGCTAAGGAGACTTGGGTTGTCGGAGGAGTTCAAGATCCTCTGTCTCGGTGTCGAAGCTGGAAAAGCTAA
- the LOC106423831 gene encoding inactive TPR repeat-containing thioredoxin TTL3 isoform X1 encodes MAKAKKISTDQRLGCESLLGCIFQSWSPRRRKPSLPEKDHKAKDYLPPKSTTITNPKIIPRKSTDSLAQTKRPDPLKTKPDESNARKSSDSARKSLSSASPRIESKRFSPNGVMGNIIVKPQPAAKSPDVSQTRSRWEGKTVNYRHDPETLKRMGNEEYCRGRFGEALVFYERAILADPKTPTYWSNKSAALISLGRLLEASDACEEALRLNPSYERAHQRLASLQLRLGEVEKALSHYNQAGKYTETKHIEQVEDVIKCLKRCEEARRSKEWNVVLKETCFVISYGADSSPRVYALQTEALLHLQRQEEANDVYQKATKRLDIDCFIKIFGLSITSYILMVGAQVYIAARRFEDAVTASRQAARLDPSNVEVNAVARKARAVAAARLTGNLLFNASKFEAACVVYTEGLEKEPCNALLLCNRAASRFKLGLFEKAIEDSTLALNLQPSYRKARRRRADSYAKLEKWQHAIQDYELLMMETPEDEETRRVLADANVRFRKHIGGDVRFKEIGSDLVVLN; translated from the exons atggCTAAAGCTAAGAAAATCTCCACGGATCAGAGATTGGGTTGTGAGAGTCTCCTTGGCTGCATTTTCCAGAGTTGGAGCCCTCGCCGCCGGAAACCCTCTTTACCGGAGAAAGATCACAAAGCAAAAGATTACTTGCCTCCCAAGTCAACCACCATTACTAACCCTAAAATCATTCCAAGAAAATCAACCGATTCTTTGGCTCAGACAAAGAGACCAGATCCACTGAAGACCAAACCGGACGAAAGTAACGCAAGAAAATCATCAGATTCCGCCAGAAAATCTTTGTCCTCGGCTTCACCGAGAATAGAGAGCAAGAGGTTTTCACCTAACGGCGTGATGGGAAACATCATCGTGAAACCACAGCCCGCCGCTAAATCTCCTGACGTGTCACAGACAAGAAGTCGGTGGGAGGGCAAAACTGTAAATTACAGACATGATCCGGAGACACTGAAGAGAATGGGAAACGAAGAGTATTGTCGTGGAAGGTTCGGAGAAGCTCTTGTGTTTTACGAGAGAGCTATCTTAGCTGACCCTAAAACGCCGACGTATTGGTCTAACAAATCTGCTGCTTTGATCAGTCTTGGTCGTCTTTTAGAAGCTTCCGATGCATGCGAAGAAGCTTTAAGGCTTAACCCTAGTTATGAGAGAGCTCATCAGAGACTTGCTTCCCTCCAACTCAG ATTGGGTGAGGTTGAAAAAGCGTTGTCTCACTATAACCAAGCTGGAAAATACACAGAGACAAAACATATAGAACAAGTTGAAGATGTTATAAAATGCTTAAAGAGGTGCGAGGAAGCTAGGAGATCAAAGGAATGGAATGTTGTATTGAAGGAGACTTGTTTTGTTATATCATATGGAGCAGATTCTTCTCCTCGG GTCTATGCACTCCAAACTGAGGCATTATTGCATCTTCAGCGACAAGAAGAAGCGAATGATGTGTACCAGAAAGCAACAAAACGCTTAGACATCGATTGTTTCATAAAGATTTTCGGTCTTTCCATTACTTCTTACATCTTAATGGTCGGAGCTCAGGTCTACATTGCAGCAAGAAG ATTTGAAGATGCAGTGACGGCGTCAAGGCAAGCTGCTCGACTGGATCCGAGCAACGTAGAAGTAAACGCAGTGGCTAGAAAAGCGAGGGCGGTTGCTGCGGCGAGACTCACCGGGAATTTACTATTCAACGCGTCCAAATTCGAAGCGGCTTGCGTGGTTTACACGGAAGGACTCGAGAAAGAGCCTTGCAATGCTCTCTTGCTCTGTAACAGAGCGGCCTCAAGATTCAAGCTTGGTCTATTCGAGAAAGCCATTGAAGATAGCACACTAGCTCTCAATCTTCAGCCATCGTACCGGAAGGCGAGGCGGCGCAGGGCGGATTCTTATGCGAAG ttggagaaatggcaacacgCGATTCAAGATTATGAGTTGTTGATGATGGAGACACCTGAGGACGAGGAGACTAGAAGAGTCTTGGCTGACGCAAATGTCCGGTTTAGGAAACATATTGGTGGAGATGTCCGGTTTAAAGAAATCGGCTCGGATTTAGTAGTTTTAAATTGA
- the LOC106423831 gene encoding inactive TPR repeat-containing thioredoxin TTL3 isoform X2, producing MAKAKKISTDQRLGCESLLGCIFQSWSPRRRKPSLPEKDHKAKDYLPPKSTTITNPKIIPRKSTDSLAQTKRPDPLKTKPDESNARKSSDSARKSLSSASPRIESKRFSPNGVMGNIIVKPQPAAKSPDVSQTRSRWEGKTVNYRHDPETLKRMGNEEYCRGRFGEALVFYERAILADPKTPTYWSNKSAALISLGRLLEASDACEEALRLNPSYERAHQRLASLQLRLGEVEKALSHYNQAGKYTETKHIEQVEDVIKCLKRCEEARRSKEWNVVLKETCFVISYGADSSPRVYALQTEALLHLQRQEEANDVYQKATKRLDIDCFIKIFGLSITSYILMVGAQVYIAARRFEDAVTASRQAARLDPSNVEVNAVARKARAVAAARLTGNLLFNASKFEAACVVYTEGLEKEPCNALLLCNRAASRFKLGLFEKAIEDSTLALNLQPSYRKARRRRADSYAKVRKKIS from the exons atggCTAAAGCTAAGAAAATCTCCACGGATCAGAGATTGGGTTGTGAGAGTCTCCTTGGCTGCATTTTCCAGAGTTGGAGCCCTCGCCGCCGGAAACCCTCTTTACCGGAGAAAGATCACAAAGCAAAAGATTACTTGCCTCCCAAGTCAACCACCATTACTAACCCTAAAATCATTCCAAGAAAATCAACCGATTCTTTGGCTCAGACAAAGAGACCAGATCCACTGAAGACCAAACCGGACGAAAGTAACGCAAGAAAATCATCAGATTCCGCCAGAAAATCTTTGTCCTCGGCTTCACCGAGAATAGAGAGCAAGAGGTTTTCACCTAACGGCGTGATGGGAAACATCATCGTGAAACCACAGCCCGCCGCTAAATCTCCTGACGTGTCACAGACAAGAAGTCGGTGGGAGGGCAAAACTGTAAATTACAGACATGATCCGGAGACACTGAAGAGAATGGGAAACGAAGAGTATTGTCGTGGAAGGTTCGGAGAAGCTCTTGTGTTTTACGAGAGAGCTATCTTAGCTGACCCTAAAACGCCGACGTATTGGTCTAACAAATCTGCTGCTTTGATCAGTCTTGGTCGTCTTTTAGAAGCTTCCGATGCATGCGAAGAAGCTTTAAGGCTTAACCCTAGTTATGAGAGAGCTCATCAGAGACTTGCTTCCCTCCAACTCAG ATTGGGTGAGGTTGAAAAAGCGTTGTCTCACTATAACCAAGCTGGAAAATACACAGAGACAAAACATATAGAACAAGTTGAAGATGTTATAAAATGCTTAAAGAGGTGCGAGGAAGCTAGGAGATCAAAGGAATGGAATGTTGTATTGAAGGAGACTTGTTTTGTTATATCATATGGAGCAGATTCTTCTCCTCGG GTCTATGCACTCCAAACTGAGGCATTATTGCATCTTCAGCGACAAGAAGAAGCGAATGATGTGTACCAGAAAGCAACAAAACGCTTAGACATCGATTGTTTCATAAAGATTTTCGGTCTTTCCATTACTTCTTACATCTTAATGGTCGGAGCTCAGGTCTACATTGCAGCAAGAAG ATTTGAAGATGCAGTGACGGCGTCAAGGCAAGCTGCTCGACTGGATCCGAGCAACGTAGAAGTAAACGCAGTGGCTAGAAAAGCGAGGGCGGTTGCTGCGGCGAGACTCACCGGGAATTTACTATTCAACGCGTCCAAATTCGAAGCGGCTTGCGTGGTTTACACGGAAGGACTCGAGAAAGAGCCTTGCAATGCTCTCTTGCTCTGTAACAGAGCGGCCTCAAGATTCAAGCTTGGTCTATTCGAGAAAGCCATTGAAGATAGCACACTAGCTCTCAATCTTCAGCCATCGTACCGGAAGGCGAGGCGGCGCAGGGCGGATTCTTATGCGAAGGTACGTAAAAAGATCAGTTAA
- the LOC106423822 gene encoding uncharacterized methyltransferase At1g78140, chloroplastic-like isoform X4, whose amino-acid sequence MPRTIVSGRLSPAALPIGLSVSRLLSVKYAAQRLPVSVLISARVCSFAVETKSSVDYVVEKEKKKILACPICYNSLAALISQPHESAGTKQYTEPLPLSIELYRNPLVSFLYERGWRQNFMWGGFPGPEKEFEMAGEYLKHVLGGNIIDASCGSGLFSRLFAKSEHFAMVYALDYSENMLRQCYEFLKQEANLIDKKIVVLARADIARLPFLSGSVDAVHAGAALHCWPSPSSAVAEISRVLRPGGVFVATTFIYDGLFRFVPFLKELRQEIMRYSGSHMFLSERELEDLCKSCGLVGFTCVRNGLFIMLSATKPTSCWCLKQVLYFKFQRLKEFS is encoded by the exons ATGCCGAGGACTATTGTTTCCGGTAGACTTTCACCGGCGGCTCTCCCCATCGGTTTATCAGTCTCACGCTTGCTTTCCGTCAAGTACGCCGCTCAGAGACTCCCTGTTTCCGTTCTCATATCAGCTCGTGTATGTTCTTTTGCCGTCGAGACAAAGTCGAGT GTGGATTATGTAgtcgagaaagaaaaaaagaagattctAGCTTGTCCCATCTGTTATAACTCCTTAGCAGCATTGATCAGTCAACCCCATGAATCAGC TGGAACCAAGCAATACACTGAACCACTGCCTCTTTCAATCGAGTTGTACAG GAATCCATTAGTCTCTTTCCTTTACGAGAGAGGTTGGCGTCAGAATTTCATGTGGGGTGGTTTTCCAGGACCAGAGAAAGAG TTTGAAATGGCTGGTGAATACTTGAAGCATGTTTTGGGAGGCAATATCATTGACGCCAGTTGTGGAAGCGGCTTGTTCTCGAGATTATTTGCTAAGAGTGAGCATTTTGCTATGGTATACGCCCTTGATTACTCGGAGAATATGCTGCGACAGTGCTACGAGTTCTTGAAACAGGAAGCTAACTTAATTGACAAAAA GATCGTTGTACTGGCTCGAGCAGATATAGCTAGACTCCCTTTTCTTTCTGGTTCAGTTGACGCTGTCCATGCTGGTGCTGCGTTACATTGCTGGCCTTCACCATCTTCAGCT GTTGCTGAGATAAGCCGTGTTCTTAGACCTGGAGGAGTATTTGTTGCCACCACGTTCATCTATGATGGCCTTTTCCGTTTTGTCCCGTTCTTGAAGGAGCTTCGCCAG GAAATAATGAGATATTCAGGTTCTCACATGTTTCTGAGCGAACGTGAGCTGGAAGATCTTTGCAAATCATGTGGACTCGTTGGTTTCACTTGTGTTAGAAACGGGCTATTTATAATGCTCTCAGCCACAAAACCCACCAG TTGCTGGTGTTTGAAACAAGTCTTATATTTCAAGTTCCAACGACTGAAAGAGTTTTCATGA
- the LOC106423822 gene encoding uncharacterized methyltransferase At1g78140, chloroplastic-like isoform X5: protein MPRTIVSGRLSPAALPIGLSVSRLLSVKYAAQRLPVSVLISARVDYVVEKEKKKILACPICYNSLAALISQPHESAGTKQYTEPLPLSIELYRNPLVSFLYERGWRQNFMWGGFPGPEKEFEMAGEYLKHVLGGNIIDASCGSGLFSRLFAKSEHFAMVYALDYSENMLRQCYEFLKQEANLIDKKIVVLARADIARLPFLSGSVDAVHAGAALHCWPSPSSAVAEISRVLRPGGVFVATTFIYDGLFRFVPFLKELRQEIMRYSGSHMFLSERELEDLCKSCGLVGFTCVRNGLFIMLSATKPTSCWCLKQVLYFKFQRLKEFS, encoded by the exons ATGCCGAGGACTATTGTTTCCGGTAGACTTTCACCGGCGGCTCTCCCCATCGGTTTATCAGTCTCACGCTTGCTTTCCGTCAAGTACGCCGCTCAGAGACTCCCTGTTTCCGTTCTCATATCAGCTCGT GTGGATTATGTAgtcgagaaagaaaaaaagaagattctAGCTTGTCCCATCTGTTATAACTCCTTAGCAGCATTGATCAGTCAACCCCATGAATCAGC TGGAACCAAGCAATACACTGAACCACTGCCTCTTTCAATCGAGTTGTACAG GAATCCATTAGTCTCTTTCCTTTACGAGAGAGGTTGGCGTCAGAATTTCATGTGGGGTGGTTTTCCAGGACCAGAGAAAGAG TTTGAAATGGCTGGTGAATACTTGAAGCATGTTTTGGGAGGCAATATCATTGACGCCAGTTGTGGAAGCGGCTTGTTCTCGAGATTATTTGCTAAGAGTGAGCATTTTGCTATGGTATACGCCCTTGATTACTCGGAGAATATGCTGCGACAGTGCTACGAGTTCTTGAAACAGGAAGCTAACTTAATTGACAAAAA GATCGTTGTACTGGCTCGAGCAGATATAGCTAGACTCCCTTTTCTTTCTGGTTCAGTTGACGCTGTCCATGCTGGTGCTGCGTTACATTGCTGGCCTTCACCATCTTCAGCT GTTGCTGAGATAAGCCGTGTTCTTAGACCTGGAGGAGTATTTGTTGCCACCACGTTCATCTATGATGGCCTTTTCCGTTTTGTCCCGTTCTTGAAGGAGCTTCGCCAG GAAATAATGAGATATTCAGGTTCTCACATGTTTCTGAGCGAACGTGAGCTGGAAGATCTTTGCAAATCATGTGGACTCGTTGGTTTCACTTGTGTTAGAAACGGGCTATTTATAATGCTCTCAGCCACAAAACCCACCAG TTGCTGGTGTTTGAAACAAGTCTTATATTTCAAGTTCCAACGACTGAAAGAGTTTTCATGA
- the LOC106423822 gene encoding uncharacterized methyltransferase At1g78140, chloroplastic-like isoform X2: MPRTIVSGRLSPAALPIGLSVSRLLSVKYAAQRLPVSVLISARVDYVVEKEKKKILACPICYNSLAALISQPHESAEYPASGTHLQCKYCKKSYSANETHLDLTVASGTKQYTEPLPLSIELYRNPLVSFLYERGWRQNFMWGGFPGPEKEFEMAGEYLKHVLGGNIIDASCGSGLFSRLFAKSEHFAMVYALDYSENMLRQCYEFLKQEANLIDKKIVVLARADIARLPFLSGSVDAVHAGAALHCWPSPSSAVAEISRVLRPGGVFVATTFIYDGLFRFVPFLKELRQEIMRYSGSHMFLSERELEDLCKSCGLVGFTCVRNGLFIMLSATKPTSCWCLKQVLYFKFQRLKEFS, translated from the exons ATGCCGAGGACTATTGTTTCCGGTAGACTTTCACCGGCGGCTCTCCCCATCGGTTTATCAGTCTCACGCTTGCTTTCCGTCAAGTACGCCGCTCAGAGACTCCCTGTTTCCGTTCTCATATCAGCTCGT GTGGATTATGTAgtcgagaaagaaaaaaagaagattctAGCTTGTCCCATCTGTTATAACTCCTTAGCAGCATTGATCAGTCAACCCCATGAATCAGC AGAATATCCTGCCTCTGGTACTCACTTACAATGCAAATACTGTAAAAAGAGTTACTCAGCTAATGAGACGCATCTTGATTTGACTGTGGCTAGTGGAACCAAGCAATACACTGAACCACTGCCTCTTTCAATCGAGTTGTACAG GAATCCATTAGTCTCTTTCCTTTACGAGAGAGGTTGGCGTCAGAATTTCATGTGGGGTGGTTTTCCAGGACCAGAGAAAGAG TTTGAAATGGCTGGTGAATACTTGAAGCATGTTTTGGGAGGCAATATCATTGACGCCAGTTGTGGAAGCGGCTTGTTCTCGAGATTATTTGCTAAGAGTGAGCATTTTGCTATGGTATACGCCCTTGATTACTCGGAGAATATGCTGCGACAGTGCTACGAGTTCTTGAAACAGGAAGCTAACTTAATTGACAAAAA GATCGTTGTACTGGCTCGAGCAGATATAGCTAGACTCCCTTTTCTTTCTGGTTCAGTTGACGCTGTCCATGCTGGTGCTGCGTTACATTGCTGGCCTTCACCATCTTCAGCT GTTGCTGAGATAAGCCGTGTTCTTAGACCTGGAGGAGTATTTGTTGCCACCACGTTCATCTATGATGGCCTTTTCCGTTTTGTCCCGTTCTTGAAGGAGCTTCGCCAG GAAATAATGAGATATTCAGGTTCTCACATGTTTCTGAGCGAACGTGAGCTGGAAGATCTTTGCAAATCATGTGGACTCGTTGGTTTCACTTGTGTTAGAAACGGGCTATTTATAATGCTCTCAGCCACAAAACCCACCAG TTGCTGGTGTTTGAAACAAGTCTTATATTTCAAGTTCCAACGACTGAAAGAGTTTTCATGA
- the LOC106423822 gene encoding uncharacterized methyltransferase At1g78140, chloroplastic-like isoform X1 — MPRTIVSGRLSPAALPIGLSVSRLLSVKYAAQRLPVSVLISARVCSFAVETKSSVDYVVEKEKKKILACPICYNSLAALISQPHESAEYPASGTHLQCKYCKKSYSANETHLDLTVASGTKQYTEPLPLSIELYRNPLVSFLYERGWRQNFMWGGFPGPEKEFEMAGEYLKHVLGGNIIDASCGSGLFSRLFAKSEHFAMVYALDYSENMLRQCYEFLKQEANLIDKKIVVLARADIARLPFLSGSVDAVHAGAALHCWPSPSSAVAEISRVLRPGGVFVATTFIYDGLFRFVPFLKELRQEIMRYSGSHMFLSERELEDLCKSCGLVGFTCVRNGLFIMLSATKPTSCWCLKQVLYFKFQRLKEFS, encoded by the exons ATGCCGAGGACTATTGTTTCCGGTAGACTTTCACCGGCGGCTCTCCCCATCGGTTTATCAGTCTCACGCTTGCTTTCCGTCAAGTACGCCGCTCAGAGACTCCCTGTTTCCGTTCTCATATCAGCTCGTGTATGTTCTTTTGCCGTCGAGACAAAGTCGAGT GTGGATTATGTAgtcgagaaagaaaaaaagaagattctAGCTTGTCCCATCTGTTATAACTCCTTAGCAGCATTGATCAGTCAACCCCATGAATCAGC AGAATATCCTGCCTCTGGTACTCACTTACAATGCAAATACTGTAAAAAGAGTTACTCAGCTAATGAGACGCATCTTGATTTGACTGTGGCTAGTGGAACCAAGCAATACACTGAACCACTGCCTCTTTCAATCGAGTTGTACAG GAATCCATTAGTCTCTTTCCTTTACGAGAGAGGTTGGCGTCAGAATTTCATGTGGGGTGGTTTTCCAGGACCAGAGAAAGAG TTTGAAATGGCTGGTGAATACTTGAAGCATGTTTTGGGAGGCAATATCATTGACGCCAGTTGTGGAAGCGGCTTGTTCTCGAGATTATTTGCTAAGAGTGAGCATTTTGCTATGGTATACGCCCTTGATTACTCGGAGAATATGCTGCGACAGTGCTACGAGTTCTTGAAACAGGAAGCTAACTTAATTGACAAAAA GATCGTTGTACTGGCTCGAGCAGATATAGCTAGACTCCCTTTTCTTTCTGGTTCAGTTGACGCTGTCCATGCTGGTGCTGCGTTACATTGCTGGCCTTCACCATCTTCAGCT GTTGCTGAGATAAGCCGTGTTCTTAGACCTGGAGGAGTATTTGTTGCCACCACGTTCATCTATGATGGCCTTTTCCGTTTTGTCCCGTTCTTGAAGGAGCTTCGCCAG GAAATAATGAGATATTCAGGTTCTCACATGTTTCTGAGCGAACGTGAGCTGGAAGATCTTTGCAAATCATGTGGACTCGTTGGTTTCACTTGTGTTAGAAACGGGCTATTTATAATGCTCTCAGCCACAAAACCCACCAG TTGCTGGTGTTTGAAACAAGTCTTATATTTCAAGTTCCAACGACTGAAAGAGTTTTCATGA
- the LOC106423822 gene encoding uncharacterized methyltransferase At1g78140, chloroplastic-like isoform X3, whose amino-acid sequence MPRTIVSGRLSPAALPIGLSVSRLLSVKYAAQRLPVSVLISARVCSFAVETKSSVDYVVEKEKKKILACPICYNSLAALISQPHESAEYPASGTHLQCKYCKKSYSANETHLDLTVASGTKQYTEPLPLSIELYRNPLVSFLYERGWRQNFMWGGFPGPEKEFEMAGEYLKHVLGGNIIDASCGSGLFSRLFAKSEHFAMVYALDYSENMLRQCYEFLKQEANLIDKKIVVLARADIARLPFLSGSVDAVHAGAALHCWPSPSSAVAEISRVLRPGGVFVATTFIYDGLFRFVPFLKELRQEIMRYSGSHMFLSERELEDLCKSCGLVGFTCVRNGLFIMLSATKPTR is encoded by the exons ATGCCGAGGACTATTGTTTCCGGTAGACTTTCACCGGCGGCTCTCCCCATCGGTTTATCAGTCTCACGCTTGCTTTCCGTCAAGTACGCCGCTCAGAGACTCCCTGTTTCCGTTCTCATATCAGCTCGTGTATGTTCTTTTGCCGTCGAGACAAAGTCGAGT GTGGATTATGTAgtcgagaaagaaaaaaagaagattctAGCTTGTCCCATCTGTTATAACTCCTTAGCAGCATTGATCAGTCAACCCCATGAATCAGC AGAATATCCTGCCTCTGGTACTCACTTACAATGCAAATACTGTAAAAAGAGTTACTCAGCTAATGAGACGCATCTTGATTTGACTGTGGCTAGTGGAACCAAGCAATACACTGAACCACTGCCTCTTTCAATCGAGTTGTACAG GAATCCATTAGTCTCTTTCCTTTACGAGAGAGGTTGGCGTCAGAATTTCATGTGGGGTGGTTTTCCAGGACCAGAGAAAGAG TTTGAAATGGCTGGTGAATACTTGAAGCATGTTTTGGGAGGCAATATCATTGACGCCAGTTGTGGAAGCGGCTTGTTCTCGAGATTATTTGCTAAGAGTGAGCATTTTGCTATGGTATACGCCCTTGATTACTCGGAGAATATGCTGCGACAGTGCTACGAGTTCTTGAAACAGGAAGCTAACTTAATTGACAAAAA GATCGTTGTACTGGCTCGAGCAGATATAGCTAGACTCCCTTTTCTTTCTGGTTCAGTTGACGCTGTCCATGCTGGTGCTGCGTTACATTGCTGGCCTTCACCATCTTCAGCT GTTGCTGAGATAAGCCGTGTTCTTAGACCTGGAGGAGTATTTGTTGCCACCACGTTCATCTATGATGGCCTTTTCCGTTTTGTCCCGTTCTTGAAGGAGCTTCGCCAG GAAATAATGAGATATTCAGGTTCTCACATGTTTCTGAGCGAACGTGAGCTGGAAGATCTTTGCAAATCATGTGGACTCGTTGGTTTCACTTGTGTTAGAAACGGGCTATTTATAATGCTCTCAGCCACAAAACCCACCAGATAA